A single Leptidea sinapis chromosome 2, ilLepSina1.1, whole genome shotgun sequence DNA region contains:
- the LOC126976569 gene encoding serine protease inhibitor 27A-like encodes MVLNTLYFKGTWRHQFSVNDTKLDSFYVTPDNKKPTLFMHVRRKFFYAESVKFSAKILRMSYIGCKFAMYVIVPNSLTGLPQIFNNIIDLRSELGNLTERLVDVILPKFHFEYTSVLDEVLRELGIRQAFEDTASFPGISRGQTLKNRLKISKVLQRSGIEVNELGSIAYSATDISLDNKFGEDDDMMAQVIANKPFMFFIQDEETRQLLFTGRVVDPTLGQGELSVK; translated from the exons ATGGTTTTGAACACTTTGTACTTCAAAGGAACATGGCGGCACCAGTTCTCAGTCAACGACACTAAATTAGACAGTTTCTACGTAACTCCCGACAACAAGAAGCCCACTCTCTTTATGCACGTTAGACGTAAATTTTTTTACGCTGAATCAGTTAAATTTAGCGCGAAAATACTCAGGATGTCGTATATT GGTTGCAAGTTCGCCATGTATGTGATAGTACCAAACTCGTTGACTGGTTTGCCACAAATATTCAACAATATAATTGATTTACGAAGTGAGCTGGGAAATCTGACTGAACGCTTGGTAGACGTCATATTGCCAAAGTTCCATTTTGAATATACATCTGTTTTGGACGAAGTTTTGAGAGAG CTTGGAATAAGGCAAGCTTTCGAGGACACAGCGTCTTTTCCCGGAATATCCCGAGGCCAAACCCTTAAAAACCGTTTGAAGATATCCAAAGTACTGCAGAGATCTGGTATCGAGGTGAATGAACTTGGAAGTATTGCATATTCCGCAACAG ATATATCTCTTGACAACAAATTCGGTGAAGATGATGATATGATGGCGCAAGTGATCGCCAACAAACCCTTCATGTTCTTCATCCAAGATGAAGAGACTCGACAGCTGCTGTTCACCGGAAGAGTGGTAGATCCCACCTTGGGTCAAGGTGAATTAAGCGTAAAGTAA